A window of Zingiber officinale cultivar Zhangliang chromosome 5A, Zo_v1.1, whole genome shotgun sequence contains these coding sequences:
- the LOC121982089 gene encoding BTB/POZ domain-containing protein At5g66560-like: MSSRSRGLVRRKEPAMAKEEPCSKGQAWFCFTTGLPSDIAIEVDGMSFHLHKFPLMARSGRIQRLITEMEENPKTALRRRRKERVEAGEPQEGDDGADIEEIEKEEEEMEEAAYRHIALADFPANCEAFETAAKFCYGVKIDLSPWNVAPVRCAAEYLEMTEDLFEDNLVARTERFLAQTVLPSIRQSIQTLKSCEDLLPLADNLSITQRCIDAIAACASAADPNSLFGWLANEGHRGGSGSGEQILWNGIETGLLRRRNGVRSSSFAAGAGSWLEDLAILSLPMYKRVIAAMKARELNSDAIEGSLISYAQQSIPGLSRSRRKHSSAPVASETEQRELLETVIANLPAGKNSAVVASSSTATKFLFGLLRTAHILRASEAARTALERKIALQLERATLDNLLIPSYSYHAETLYDVDCVERILGYYLAGTEAEQAPPFREEGQEVERAAAVVAGTPSSTGSLQSVGKLVDAYLAEIASDANLKVDKFYGLAVALPDEARVYHDGLYRAVDIYLKTHPRMNEEEKERLCGVMDCRKLTLEACTHAAQNERLPLRAVVQVLFFEQLQLRRVIAGTLLVAEEETTEPSAAVAGNRGTGEEGGAWRAAMRENQVLRLDMDSMRNRVQELERECSSMKKALAKLEEGGEGLAAVDEGEERERRRHRPDRSRFRFRFSTQVCDSREGNVVESRQAARRELSP, from the exons ATGAGCTCTCGGAGTAGGGGACTCGTTAGGCGGAAGGAACCGGCGATGGCGAAGGAGGAGCCCTGTTCCAAGGGCCAGGCTTG GTTTTGTTTCACCACGGGATTGCCGAGTGATATCGCGATCGAAGTAGATGGGATGAGTTTCCATCTCCATAAG TTTCCTTTAATGGCGAGGAGTGGGAGGATTCAGCGGCTGATCACGGagatggaggaaaaccctaaaacTGCCCTGAGAAGAAGGCGGAAGGAAAGGGTTGAAGCAGGGGAGCCACAGGAGGGTGATGACGGAGCAGATATCGAGGAGATagaaaaggaggaagaggagatggAGGAGGCGGCTTATCGACACATCGCGCTCGCGGATTTCCCGGCCAACTGCGAGGCATTCGAGACGGCCGCCAAGTTCTGTTATGGCGTCAAGATCGACCTCAGCCCTTGGAACGTGGCGCCGGTTCGCTGCGCTGCGGAGTACCTCGAGATGACCGAAGATTTGTTCGAGGATAACCTCGTCGCTCGCACGGAGAGGTTCCTCGCCCAAACCGTACTTCCCAGCATCCGACAGTCAATCCAGACCCTCAAGTCGTGCGAGGACCTACTGCCGCTCGCCGACAACCTCTCCATCACCCAACGATGCATAGACGCCATCGCCGCCTGTGCATCTGCCGCGGACCCGAACTCCCTCTTCGGATGGCTGGCCAACGAAGGGCACCGCGGGGGCAGCGGCAGCGGCGAGCAGATCCTCTGGAACGGTATCGAGACCGGGCTGCTCCGTCGCAGGAACGGCGTCCGGTCATCCTCGTTCGCCGCCGGAGCCGGTTCTTGGTTGGAGGATCTCGCGATTCTAAGCCTCCCGATGTACAAGCGCGTGATCGCCGCAATGAAGGCGCGCGAACTGAACTCCGACGCTATCGAAGGATCTCTAATCTCCTATGCTCAGCAGTCCATTCCGGGGCTTTCCCGCTCCAGGCGGAAGCACTCCTCCGCGCCTGTAGCATCGGAGACTGAGCAACGGGAGCTACTGGAGACAGTGATCGCAAACCTTCCTGCAGGGAAGAACTCGGCGGTGGTAGCCTCCTCCTCCACCGCCACCAAGTTCCTCTTCGGCTTGCTCCGGACCGCCCACATCCTCCGGGCCTCAGAGGCCGCGCGAACTGCTCTCGAACGCAAAATTGCCTTGCAGCTGGAGCGGGCGACATTGGATAATCTCCTGATCCCGAGCTATTCCTACCATGCCGAGACGCTATACGACGTGGACTGCGTCGAGCGGATCCTCGGTTACTACCTTGCTGGCACAGAGGCCGAACAAGCACCACCTTTCAGAGAGGAAGGGCAAGAGGTGGAAAGGGCGGCGGCGGTGGTGGCGGGAACGCCATCCTCGACCGGTTCGCTTCAGTCTGTCGGGAAGCTGGTGGATGCGTACCTGGCGGAGATAGCATCCGACGCCAATCTTAAGGTGGACAAATTTTACGGCCTTGCGGTGGCGCTTCCGGACGAAGCTCGAGTTTACCATGACGGCCTTTATCGCGCCGTCGACATCTATCTCAAG ACGCACCCGCGGATGaacgaggaagagaaggagaggctgTGCGGCGTGATGGACTGCCGGAAGCTGACGCTGGAGGCATGCACGCACGCGGCGCAGAACGAGCGGCTGCCGCTGCGGGCAGTGGTGCAGGTACTCTTCTTCGAGCAGCTGCAGCTCCGGCGGGTGATTGCGGGGACGCTGTTGGTGGCCGAGGAAGAGACGACAGAGCCGTCAGCAGCGGTGGCTGGGAACAGGGGGACCGGCGAAGAAGGCGGTGCATGGCGGGCGGCGATGCGGGAGAACCAGGTGCTCCGGCTGGACATGGACAGCATGCGGAACAGAGTGCAGGAGCTGGAGCGCGAGTGCTCGAGCATGAAGAAGGCGTTGGCGAAGCTGGAGGAAGGCGGCGAGGGCTTGGCGGCCGTTGATGAAGGGGAGGAACGTGAGCGCCGACGGCATCGGCCGGACAGAAGCCGATTCCGTTTCCGGTTTAGCACGCAGGTGTGCGACTCTCGCGAGGGCAACGTGGTGGAGTCGAGGCAGGCGGCCAGGCGCGAGCTGAGCCCGTAG
- the LOC121980083 gene encoding uncharacterized protein LOC121980083 has product MAKESSYPPAPIPYQAGGGAAPVFVAYRSFRCQRQVPLLLKENHKPNLGARIAESTGQTAAECTAVVCCCPCGLANLVYLAAVKLPAGIVRRALCGAGGMTRRGVGFVRKRPGLLMNNRVLPFHGDGDDDGINFHATRSLVRLRDDAACPTKMASPELAALEKELSSRFYGTGFWRSPSRKE; this is encoded by the coding sequence ATGGCGAAGGAGTCATCTTATCCTCCTGCGCCCATTCCTTACCAAGCCGGAGGAGGAGCTGCCCCAGTCTTCGTTGCCTATCGGTCCTTCCGGTGCCAGCGGCAGGTACCGCTCCTCTTGAAGGAAAACCATAAGCCGAATCTGGGCGCACGGATCGCGGAGTCGACCGGGCAAACCGCGGCGGAGTGCACCGCCGTCGTCTGTTGCTGCCCATGCGGCCTAGCGAACCTCGTCTATCTGGCGGCCGTGAAGCTGCCGGCGGGGATCGTGCGGCGGGCGCTATGCGGAGCCGGTGGAATGACTCGCCGTGGCGTCGGGTTTGTGAGGAAGAGGCCCGGACTTCTGATGAATAACAGAGTCCTCCCATTTCATGGCGATGGCGACGACGACGGCATCAACTTCCACGCTACCAGGTCGTTGGTGAGGTTGAGGGATGATGCGGCGTGCCCTACGAAGATGGCCTCGCCGGAGCTGGCGGCGTTGGAGAAGGAGCTGTCGTCGAGGTTCTATGGAACCGGATTTTGGAGAAGCCCTTCGCGGAAGGAGTAA